A window of Pseudophryne corroboree isolate aPseCor3 chromosome 12, aPseCor3.hap2, whole genome shotgun sequence contains these coding sequences:
- the LOC134980685 gene encoding uncharacterized protein C14orf132-like, protein MDLSFMAAQLPVMGGAFMDSPNDEFGTEYSLFNSSANVHAASYAQSPPEEQAHSSNDAILLWIAIIATIGNIVVVGVVYAFTF, encoded by the coding sequence CTCCCTGTCATGGGAGGAGCCTTCATGGATTCGCCCAACGATGAATTTGGAACGGAATATTCCTTATTCAACTCCTCAGCCAACGTACATGCAGCCTCTTACGCTCAAAGCCCACCGGAAGAGCAAGCACATTCCTCTAACGATGCCATATTATTATGGATTGCAATCATCGCCACTATTGGAAATATTGTGGTCGTGGGAGTGGTCTATGCCTTCACTTTCTAA